Proteins from a genomic interval of Pseudomonas silesiensis:
- a CDS encoding ABC transporter permease: MSSELQPNLVALNTIVYREIRRFTRIWPQTLLPPAITMVLYFVIFGNLIGRQIGDMGGFTYMEYIVPGLIMMSVITNSYGNVVSSFFGSKFQRSIEELMVSPVSPHTILIGYTLGGVLRGLMVGVIVTLLSLFFTQLQVHHLGVTILVVVLTATIFSLLGFINAVFARNFDDISIIPTFVLTPLTYLGGVFYSISLLPPFWQTVSLANPVLHMVNAFRYGILGVSDIRISVAITFMLVATAVLYIGCARLLVSGRGMRT, from the coding sequence ATGAGTTCCGAGCTGCAACCCAATCTCGTTGCCCTCAATACCATCGTCTACCGTGAGATCAGACGCTTTACCCGGATCTGGCCGCAGACCTTGCTGCCGCCGGCCATCACCATGGTTCTGTACTTCGTGATCTTCGGCAATCTGATCGGTCGGCAGATCGGCGACATGGGTGGCTTCACCTACATGGAGTACATCGTGCCAGGGCTGATCATGATGTCGGTGATCACCAACTCGTACGGCAACGTGGTCTCGAGTTTCTTCGGCAGCAAATTCCAGCGGTCCATCGAGGAATTGATGGTATCGCCGGTGTCGCCGCATACGATTCTGATCGGCTACACCCTCGGTGGCGTACTGCGCGGATTGATGGTCGGGGTCATCGTGACGCTGCTGTCGCTGTTCTTCACCCAGTTGCAGGTGCATCACCTGGGCGTGACCATTCTGGTGGTAGTGCTGACGGCGACGATCTTTTCGCTGCTGGGCTTCATCAACGCGGTGTTTGCGCGCAACTTCGATGATATTTCGATCATCCCGACCTTCGTGCTGACACCCCTGACGTACCTGGGCGGGGTGTTTTACTCGATCAGCCTGCTGCCGCCGTTCTGGCAGACCGTGTCCCTGGCCAACCCGGTGCTGCACATGGTCAACGCTTTCCGTTACGGCATCCTGGGCGTTTCGGATATCCGGATCAGCGTGGCGATCACCTTCATGCTGGTGGCGACCGCAGTGTTGTATATCGGTTGTGCGCGGTTGCTGGTGAGTGGGCGCGGGATGCGCACCTGA
- a CDS encoding MotA/TolQ/ExbB proton channel family protein, with translation MWELVKSGGWMMLPIILSSIAAMAIVAERLWTLRASRVTPEHLLGQVWVWIKDKQLNKEKLKELRANSPLGEILAAGLANSKHGREIMKECIEEAAARVIHELERYINALGTIAAMAPLLGLLGTVLGMIDIFSAFMGSGMGTNAAVLAGGISKALITTAAGLMVGIPAVFFHRFLQRRIDELVVGMEQEAIKLVEVVQGDRDVDLSEGKKA, from the coding sequence GTGTGGGAATTGGTCAAATCCGGCGGCTGGATGATGCTGCCGATCATTCTGAGTTCCATCGCGGCCATGGCAATCGTTGCCGAGCGTCTCTGGACCCTGCGTGCCAGCCGTGTGACCCCGGAGCATTTGCTCGGGCAGGTCTGGGTCTGGATCAAAGACAAGCAACTCAATAAAGAGAAGCTCAAGGAACTGCGCGCCAACTCGCCGTTGGGTGAAATCCTGGCGGCAGGCCTGGCCAACTCCAAGCATGGTCGCGAGATCATGAAAGAGTGCATCGAAGAGGCCGCCGCACGGGTCATTCATGAACTCGAACGCTACATCAACGCCCTGGGCACCATCGCCGCCATGGCCCCGTTGCTGGGCTTGCTCGGTACGGTGCTGGGCATGATCGACATCTTCAGTGCGTTCATGGGCTCGGGCATGGGCACCAACGCTGCCGTGCTGGCCGGCGGTATTTCCAAAGCGCTGATCACCACCGCCGCGGGCCTGATGGTCGGCATTCCGGCCGTGTTCTTCCACCGCTTCCTGCAACGCCGGATCGATGAGCTGGTGGTGGGCATGGAGCAGGAAGCGATCAAGCTGGTCGAGGTTGTGCAGGGTGATCGTGACGTGGACCTGTCCGAGGGCAAAAAAGCGTGA
- a CDS encoding DNA internalization-related competence protein ComEC/Rec2, with translation MRTGMIALALGLLALRFLPVLPPVWFWLVLPVAALMMLPFRTYPLAFFLFGFSWACANAQWALDDRLPANLDGETRWVEGRVVGLPQNGEAVVRFQLADAHSRRETVPPLIRLAWYGGPPVNSGEQWRLAVKLKRPAGLLNPHAFDYDAWLLAQRIGATGTVKDGVRLQEARWAWRDGIRQRLQAVDAQGRTGALTALVLGDGAGLSREDWQVLQDTGTVHLLVISGQHIGLLAGLVYLLIAGLPRYGLWPGRLPWLPWACGLAFAAALGYGLLAGFDVPVRRACVMIGLVLLWRLRFRHLGAWWPLLLALNAVLLLDPLASLQQGFWLSFAAVAVLIFIFGGRLGPWRWWQSWTRAQWLIAIGLGPILLILGLPISLSGPLVNLLAVPWISLVVLPPALLGTLLLPIPFVGEGLLWVAGGLIDLLFRGLALMAGRFPAWMPAAVPLWIGGLGALGALLLLMPRGVPLRPLGWPLLLLLVFPPRQLLPEGTAEIWQLDVGQGLAILVRTRHHTLLYDAGPRFGDNDLGERVVLPTLRKLGVSGLDLMLISHAHADHAGGAQAVAKGLPVRRVLSGEPLELPTELQAEACESGRQWTWDGVQFALWQWAAARESNPKSCVLQIEANGERLLLTGDIDTAAERALLDSPLAVTTDWLQSPHHGSRSSSSPALLAALQPAAALISRGQGNAFGHPHPTVLARYRQRGMAIHDSAEQGAIRLQLGQFKPAWTMRQERRFWRPAP, from the coding sequence ATGCGCACAGGGATGATAGCGTTGGCGCTGGGTCTGCTGGCCCTGCGTTTTTTACCGGTACTACCGCCGGTCTGGTTTTGGCTGGTGTTGCCGGTAGCGGCTTTGATGATGCTGCCGTTCAGGACGTATCCATTGGCATTTTTCCTGTTCGGCTTCAGTTGGGCATGTGCGAATGCGCAGTGGGCCTTGGATGATCGCCTGCCCGCCAATCTGGATGGCGAAACCCGTTGGGTGGAAGGGCGGGTGGTGGGATTGCCCCAGAATGGTGAGGCGGTCGTGCGTTTCCAATTGGCAGACGCCCATTCGCGACGCGAAACTGTCCCGCCATTGATACGCCTGGCCTGGTACGGCGGGCCGCCGGTCAACAGCGGCGAACAGTGGCGACTGGCAGTGAAATTGAAGCGTCCTGCGGGGCTGCTCAATCCACATGCCTTCGATTACGACGCCTGGCTGCTGGCGCAACGCATCGGCGCCACCGGGACGGTCAAGGATGGCGTGCGTCTCCAGGAAGCTCGATGGGCCTGGCGCGACGGCATCCGCCAACGCTTGCAGGCGGTGGATGCCCAAGGCCGAACGGGAGCGCTGACGGCGCTGGTGCTGGGGGATGGCGCCGGGCTCAGTCGCGAGGATTGGCAGGTGTTGCAAGACACCGGCACCGTGCATTTGCTGGTAATTTCCGGGCAGCACATTGGCTTGCTCGCGGGGCTGGTGTACCTGCTGATCGCCGGCCTGCCTCGTTATGGCCTGTGGCCGGGGCGTCTGCCCTGGCTGCCATGGGCCTGCGGCCTGGCCTTCGCCGCTGCGCTCGGTTATGGGTTGCTGGCCGGTTTCGACGTGCCCGTGCGGCGAGCCTGCGTGATGATCGGCCTGGTGCTGTTGTGGCGGCTGCGCTTTCGCCATCTCGGTGCCTGGTGGCCGTTGTTGCTGGCGCTCAACGCCGTTCTGCTGCTGGACCCGCTGGCGAGTCTGCAGCAGGGTTTCTGGTTGTCTTTCGCCGCGGTAGCCGTGTTGATCTTCATTTTCGGCGGCCGGCTGGGTCCCTGGCGCTGGTGGCAATCCTGGACTCGCGCCCAGTGGCTGATCGCGATCGGCCTGGGCCCGATATTGCTGATACTGGGCTTGCCGATCAGCCTCAGCGGGCCGCTGGTCAATCTGCTGGCCGTGCCCTGGATCAGTCTGGTGGTGCTGCCGCCAGCCTTGCTGGGGACGCTGCTGTTGCCCATCCCTTTTGTGGGCGAGGGGTTGCTGTGGGTGGCGGGAGGCTTGATCGATCTGTTGTTCAGGGGCCTTGCACTGATGGCCGGGCGTTTCCCCGCGTGGATGCCGGCGGCGGTACCGTTGTGGATAGGGGGCCTGGGGGCACTGGGTGCGTTGCTGCTGTTAATGCCTCGCGGGGTGCCCCTGCGCCCGTTGGGTTGGCCGCTGCTGCTGTTGCTGGTATTTCCACCCCGCCAACTGTTGCCGGAGGGCACGGCCGAAATCTGGCAACTGGACGTCGGCCAGGGACTGGCCATCCTGGTGCGCACCCGTCATCACACGCTGTTGTACGACGCCGGGCCACGTTTCGGCGATAACGACCTCGGCGAGCGCGTGGTACTGCCGACGCTGCGCAAACTGGGGGTGAGCGGCCTCGACCTGATGCTGATCAGCCACGCCCATGCCGATCACGCCGGCGGGGCGCAGGCCGTCGCCAAAGGGTTGCCGGTGAGGCGCGTGCTCAGTGGCGAACCCTTGGAGTTGCCCACCGAGCTGCAAGCCGAGGCCTGCGAGAGCGGCCGGCAATGGACCTGGGACGGTGTGCAGTTCGCGCTCTGGCAATGGGCAGCAGCCCGGGAAAGCAACCCAAAATCCTGCGTGTTGCAGATCGAAGCCAACGGCGAGCGGTTGCTGCTGACCGGTGACATCGACACCGCGGCCGAGCGGGCCCTGCTCGACAGCCCCCTGGCGGTGACAACCGATTGGTTGCAGTCGCCACACCATGGCAGTCGCAGTTCATCTTCGCCGGCGCTGCTTGCCGCGTTGCAACCCGCGGCGGCGCTGATCTCCCGCGGCCAGGGCAATGCCTTCGGCCATCCCCATCCCACGGTCTTGGCGCGTTACCGACAGCGTGGCATGGCGATACATGACAGCGCCGAACAGGGTGCCATCCGTCTGCAACTGGGACAGTTCAAGCCAGCCTGGACAATGCGTCAGGAACGGCGTTTCTGGCGCCCTGCACCCTGA
- a CDS encoding ExbD/TolR family protein has product MKFRRKQRENVDINLASLIDVVFILLLFFVVTTTFTRETQLRVDLPEAVSGAPAEDRQVKQLDVAISAEGVFSLNNQVLPKNDLATLMDALQKESSGDTTLPLSISADGKTQHQAVITAMDAAGKLGFSHLRMTTVEAAPPAP; this is encoded by the coding sequence GTGAAATTCCGCCGCAAGCAACGGGAGAATGTGGACATCAACCTCGCGTCGCTGATCGACGTGGTGTTTATCCTGCTGCTGTTTTTCGTCGTGACCACCACCTTTACCCGTGAAACCCAGTTACGCGTCGATCTGCCGGAAGCGGTCAGCGGTGCGCCTGCCGAAGATCGACAGGTCAAGCAGCTGGATGTGGCCATCAGTGCCGAAGGGGTATTCTCGCTGAACAATCAGGTATTGCCGAAGAATGACCTGGCGACCCTGATGGACGCGCTGCAGAAAGAATCCAGCGGTGACACGACTTTGCCGCTGTCCATCAGCGCCGACGGCAAGACCCAGCACCAGGCCGTCATCACCGCCATGGACGCCGCCGGCAAACTCGGCTTCAGTCACCTGCGCATGACCACTGTCGAGGCGGCGCCGCCCGCGCCCTGA
- a CDS encoding glutathione S-transferase family protein translates to MLKIWGRKNSSNVRKPLWAAEELGLAYEAIDAGGAFGVVDTPQYRAMNPNGRVPVIEDDGFVLWESNTIVRYLLASHANGTAWYPESPQVRAAAEKWMDWTTSSFAGPFRTVFWGVLRTPEDKQDWPAIKAAIKECDDLLSMADQALATQPYLSGNDIGMGDISLGSFIYAWFEMPIERAPQPHVEAWYARLKQRPAYRKAVMTALT, encoded by the coding sequence ATGCTGAAGATCTGGGGTCGGAAAAATTCGTCGAATGTCAGGAAACCGTTGTGGGCCGCCGAGGAGCTGGGCCTGGCCTACGAAGCGATCGATGCCGGCGGCGCCTTTGGTGTAGTCGATACACCGCAGTACCGCGCGATGAATCCCAATGGTCGCGTGCCGGTGATTGAAGACGACGGTTTCGTGCTGTGGGAATCCAACACCATCGTGCGTTACCTGCTGGCCTCTCATGCCAACGGTACGGCCTGGTACCCGGAGAGTCCTCAGGTCCGCGCTGCTGCGGAGAAGTGGATGGACTGGACCACTTCAAGTTTTGCCGGTCCGTTCCGCACAGTGTTCTGGGGCGTTTTGCGCACGCCGGAGGATAAACAGGACTGGCCCGCCATCAAGGCTGCGATCAAGGAATGCGACGATCTGCTGTCGATGGCCGATCAGGCGCTGGCGACCCAACCGTACCTGTCGGGCAACGACATCGGCATGGGCGACATTTCCCTCGGCAGTTTCATTTATGCCTGGTTCGAGATGCCGATCGAGCGTGCGCCGCAACCTCATGTGGAAGCCTGGTATGCACGATTGAAGCAGCGTCCGGCGTATCGGAAAGCCGTCATGACCGCGTTGACTTAA
- a CDS encoding ABC transporter ATP-binding protein encodes MSSALSIRQLTKTYGNGFQALSGIDLDVAEGDFFALLGPNGAGKSTTIGILSTLVNKTSGTVNIFGNDLDKNPAQLKRCIGVVPQEFNFNQFEKTFDIVVTQAGYYGIPPKIAKERAEQYLTQLGLWDKRDVPSRSLSGGMKRRLMIARALVHEPRLLILDEPTAGVDIELRRSMWTFLTELNKKGITIILTTHYLEEAEQLCRNIGIIDHGTIVENTSMKQLLGQLHVETFLLDMKNDLKVAPQLLGYATRLLDSHTLEVQVDKSMGITALFTQLAQQNIEVLSLRNKTNRLEELFVSLVEKNLSKVAV; translated from the coding sequence ATGAGTTCCGCTCTGTCCATCCGGCAGCTAACCAAAACCTACGGCAACGGTTTCCAGGCCTTGAGTGGTATCGATCTGGACGTCGCCGAAGGTGACTTCTTCGCCTTGCTTGGCCCTAATGGCGCTGGCAAATCCACGACCATCGGCATTCTCTCGACCCTGGTGAACAAGACCAGCGGCACGGTGAATATCTTCGGTAACGACCTGGACAAAAACCCGGCGCAGCTCAAGCGCTGCATAGGCGTGGTGCCTCAGGAATTCAACTTCAACCAGTTCGAAAAGACCTTCGACATCGTCGTGACCCAGGCCGGTTACTACGGGATCCCGCCGAAAATCGCCAAGGAGCGAGCCGAGCAATACCTGACCCAGCTCGGCCTGTGGGACAAGCGCGATGTGCCATCCCGCTCGCTGTCCGGTGGCATGAAGCGTCGGTTGATGATCGCCCGGGCGCTGGTCCACGAACCACGCTTGTTGATTCTCGATGAACCGACGGCGGGTGTGGACATCGAACTGCGTCGCTCGATGTGGACCTTCCTGACCGAGCTGAACAAGAAAGGCATCACTATCATCCTCACCACCCACTACCTGGAAGAGGCTGAGCAATTGTGCCGCAACATCGGCATCATCGACCACGGCACTATCGTCGAGAACACCAGCATGAAGCAGTTGCTCGGCCAACTGCATGTTGAAACCTTCTTGCTCGACATGAAAAACGATCTGAAAGTGGCGCCGCAGTTGCTTGGTTACGCCACCAGGTTGCTCGACAGTCACACCCTGGAAGTTCAGGTGGACAAGTCCATGGGCATTACGGCGCTATTTACTCAGCTTGCGCAGCAGAACATCGAAGTGCTGAGCCTGCGTAACAAAACCAATCGCCTCGAGGAGTTGTTCGTGTCCCTGGTGGAAAAAAATCTGTCGAAGGTGGCGGTATGA
- the lpxK gene encoding tetraacyldisaccharide 4'-kinase: MAMSDRLLAAWYQGHPALKLLQPLEWLYRRVVNNKRKRFLAGEGEIYQPPVPLIVVGNITVGGTGKTPLILWMIQHCQRSGLRVGVVSRGYGAKPPHLPWRVEAEQGAEIAGDEPLLIVQRTGVPLMIDPDRSRAVKALLASEPLDLILSDDGMQHYRLARDLELVLIDAARGLGNRRCLPAGPLREPAERLQSVDAVLYNGADSDREGSFAFRLYPTALVNLQSGERRALDHFPAGQALHAVAGIGNPQRFFTTLETLHWQPVPHAFADHAEYSVQALNFTPSLPLVMTEKDAVKCRAFAAADWWYLAVDAAPSPAFVAWFDTQLMRLLPARLLP, translated from the coding sequence ATGGCCATGTCCGATCGCTTGCTCGCCGCGTGGTACCAGGGTCATCCGGCCCTGAAGCTGTTGCAGCCGCTGGAGTGGTTGTATCGGCGCGTGGTCAACAACAAGCGCAAGCGCTTCCTGGCGGGCGAGGGCGAGATCTATCAGCCGCCGGTGCCGCTGATCGTGGTCGGTAACATCACCGTCGGCGGCACTGGCAAGACGCCGTTGATTCTGTGGATGATCCAGCACTGTCAGCGCAGCGGTTTACGGGTGGGCGTGGTCAGTCGCGGATACGGCGCCAAACCGCCGCACCTGCCGTGGCGGGTCGAAGCCGAGCAGGGCGCCGAAATCGCCGGGGATGAGCCTTTGTTGATCGTCCAGCGCACCGGCGTACCCTTGATGATCGATCCGGATCGCAGCCGCGCGGTCAAAGCCTTGCTGGCGAGTGAACCACTGGACCTGATCCTGTCCGACGACGGCATGCAGCATTATCGCCTGGCCCGTGACCTGGAACTGGTGCTGATCGACGCCGCCCGTGGCCTTGGCAATAGACGCTGCCTGCCGGCCGGGCCGTTGCGCGAGCCGGCCGAGCGCCTGCAAAGCGTCGACGCGGTGCTCTACAACGGCGCCGACTCCGACCGCGAAGGTAGTTTTGCCTTCCGGTTGTACCCCACTGCGCTGGTCAATCTGCAAAGCGGCGAACGGCGCGCGCTCGACCACTTTCCCGCCGGCCAAGCCCTGCACGCCGTGGCCGGAATCGGCAATCCCCAGCGTTTCTTCACGACCCTCGAAACGCTACACTGGCAGCCAGTTCCCCACGCGTTTGCCGACCACGCTGAATACAGCGTCCAGGCCTTGAATTTCACTCCGTCATTGCCGTTGGTGATGACTGAAAAGGACGCGGTGAAGTGCCGTGCCTTCGCCGCCGCCGATTGGTGGTACCTGGCGGTCGATGCTGCGCCGTCACCGGCCTTCGTGGCCTGGTTCGACACGCAGCTGATG
- a CDS encoding DUF2062 domain-containing protein, with translation MPRRLFKRYMPDPTSIREHKSLRFLGTLLHDPNLWHLNRHSVARAMAVGLFAAFLPIPLQMLVAAILAIIVRGNMPIAVSLVWLTNPITMPAVFFCTYQTGAWLMDVPARHLPDELTWEWISGQLSTLWQPFLLGSVVVGLVLGGLAYCLVMMYWRWWVGRQWARRKKKRMQ, from the coding sequence ATGCCCCGGCGCTTATTCAAACGTTACATGCCAGACCCGACGAGCATCAGGGAACACAAGTCCTTACGCTTTCTCGGCACGCTGCTGCATGACCCGAACCTCTGGCACCTCAACCGACACTCCGTCGCCCGGGCCATGGCAGTGGGTCTGTTCGCTGCTTTTCTGCCGATTCCCTTGCAAATGCTGGTGGCCGCCATCCTCGCCATCATCGTGCGCGGCAACATGCCGATCGCCGTCAGCCTGGTCTGGCTGACCAACCCGATCACCATGCCGGCCGTGTTCTTCTGCACGTACCAGACCGGTGCGTGGTTGATGGATGTCCCTGCCCGGCATTTGCCGGATGAATTGACCTGGGAGTGGATCAGCGGCCAACTCTCGACGTTGTGGCAGCCATTCCTGCTGGGATCGGTGGTGGTGGGGCTGGTACTCGGAGGCTTGGCTTATTGTCTGGTGATGATGTATTGGCGCTGGTGGGTGGGTCGGCAATGGGCGCGGCGCAAGAAAAAGCGGATGCAGTGA